A single region of the Raphanus sativus cultivar WK10039 chromosome 1, ASM80110v3, whole genome shotgun sequence genome encodes:
- the LOC108834822 gene encoding seipin-2, which produces MTRRYPLRKSLRRRRSAPRRNFISSDVETDSSSSSSFSNGLAKPIYVDISEELTSEIDTDAIDSTEKDNDLVVTDSVRVDPVHETEESTVSDAVSPPPPPPPPPKKKLQERKSTDGSPSLIGLLFKAIVKSPPFFLTWSLLFPFDPFTTFKLARRLLLSQVSLFSEILSPTLKLSGFKDTKRTVNVACKFGWGLFRAFYVGLVLFGLLVSAFVVGGFVVNRVADKPFVIKEEVLNFDYTKNSPEVFVPITSCAGVACDDGSCKESNEVVKKIRGLRAIPRDHKLVITLSLTLPESFYNKNLGMFQVRVDFLSADGQTLDTIRRPCMLRFRSEPIRLVQTFFKVVPLVTGYVSEIQTLTLKLKGFAEKNTPTACLKVMIEQRAEFRPGAGIPELYDASLSLQSDLPFFKRVIWKWRRTLFVWISMSLFFTELLFALVFCRSLVIPRTRVTDIPALYPSESR; this is translated from the exons ATGACCCGTCGCTATCCCCTCCGTAAAAGTCTCCGGCGACGAAGGTCGGCACCTCGCCGCAATTTCATTTCCTCCGATGTAGAAACGGActcgtcctcctcctcctccttttccAATGGGTTAGCGAAACCCATCTATGTAGACATCAGCGAGGAGCTCACAAGCGAGATAGACACCGACGCGATTGATTCAACGGAGAAAGACAACGACTTGGTTGTAACCGATTCGGTTCGGGTTGACCCGGTTCATGAAACCGAAGAATCCACCGTGAGCGATGCAgtctctccaccaccaccaccaccaccaccaccgaagAAGAAGCTCCAAGAACGTAAATCAACAGATGGGTCTCCGTCTCTCATTGGTCTACTCTTCAAAGCAATCGTAAAGTCTCCTCCTTTCTTCCTCACCTGGTCCCTCCTCTTCCCTTTCGATCCCTTCACCACCTTCAAGCTCGCCAGACGACTCTTACTGTCCCAAGTTTCCCTCTTTAGTGAAATTTTATCTCCAACTCTTAAGCTGAGTGGGTTCAAAGACACCAAACGCACTGTGAACGTTGCGTGCAAGTTCGGATGGGGTTTGTTTAGGGCCTTTTATGTGGGCCTTGTGTTGTTTGGTCTGTTGGTTTCAGCGTTTGTGGTCGGTGGGTTTGTGGTAAACCGTGTAGCCGACAAACCGTTTGTGATCAAGGAGGAGGTCTTGAATTTCGATTACACCAAGAACAGTCCTGAGGTGTTTGTGCCCATTACGTCATGCGCTGGTGTTGCCTGCGATGATGGAAGCTGCAAGGAGAGTAATGAGGTTGTGAAGAAGATCAGGGGACTGCGAGCTATCCCTCGTGACCACAAGCTAGTGATCACTCTCTCGTTGACGTTACCTGAGTCTTTTTACAATAAAAACCTCGGCATGTTTCAG GTTCGTGTGGACTTCTTGTCTGCGGATGGTCAAACGCTGGACACCATAAGGCGTCCGTGCATGTTAAGATTCAGAAGCGAGCCTATCCGTCTCGTCCAGACGTTTTTCAAAGTAGTTCCGTTAGTGACGGGATACGTCTCTGAGATCCAAACCTTGACCTTGAAGTTGAAAGGCTTTGCGGAAAAGAACACCCCCACCGCTTGCTTAAAGGTAATGATCGAACAACGTGCGGAGTTTCGACCAGGGGCGGGTATTCCGGAGCTGTACGACGCGTCCCTCTCGCTTCAATCCGATCTTCCTTTCTTCAAAAGAGTTATTTGGAAATGGCGGAGGACTTTGTTCGTTTGGATCAGCATGAGTTTGTTCTTCACCGAACTGCTTTTCGCGTTGGTCTTTTGCAGATCTCTCGTCATCCCAAGAACACGAGTTACAGACATACCGGCTTTATATCCATCCGAAAGTAGATGA